In the genome of Pyrobaculum islandicum DSM 4184, the window GTGGACGTAGTTGGGCAGGGTGTCTCTCACGATGCCGCTTATTCTAACCAACACGTCTATCCTCGGCCTCCCCAGCTCCTCCAGAGGGATGGGCTCGACCCCCCTCACGCTCCCGCCGGAGTCCCACACAGGCCTTACCCCCATTAGGTAGAGGATCTGGGCCAGCTGCTCTCCGTCTGCCCTATACGCGTCTTTCGACCAGAGGACCTCCCCCACGGACTCGGGATACCTCCCCTCCTCCTTGAGGTAGTACTCGAGGAGCTTCTTGGCGGACTGTACGCCTATTTCCCAAGCCGCGGGGGTGGGCATTTGGGTTGGGTCGACGGCGAAGAAGTTGCGGCCGGTGGGGAGGATCTCGAGCTTCCCCCGGGTCAACGATCCGGCGGGCCCCGGCTCCACGAAGCCGCCCTCCAGCCCGTTTAGAAAACCTCCGTACTCCGCCTCGCCGCTTTCTCTAACGAGCTCCACAGCCTTAAGCACGTTTTTAAACGCCTCGGCGAGCCTCTGCGCCTGTCTATAGATCGCCTTGGCCTCGGTCATAGCCCAAAGGCCGTCCTCACCTCCTCCACCGCCTTCACCACCGCTTCTTCTGTAAGCCCCGCGCTTGTGTATCCGCTCTCCACTAGCCTCTTCGAAACGGAGTACGCCATCTCCTTCAACTTCTTGAGAAGCTCGTCGTTTGTCATACCGAGTTTGTTCACGTCCCAGGGCCTCCTCCTAAGCTCGTCGTAGTCGAAGCCGAGGTACTCAGCCAACGCCCTCACGACCGAGGGGTACCTCGCCGTGTCCTTGAGAAATATGGTGATCCCATATCTGGCGAGTTTCTCCACGTCGCTTGTGGGGTGGCCGAAGATGTGGAGCCCCAGGTTTATCTCGGTGTCGCTCACCATCCGTAGGTAGTTGTGGACCTCCTCCACGTAGTCGTCTGGGTCGTCGGTTTTCACCCTGGGCTTGATGTGGGCCTTCTCCGCCTCCTCCCTAATCTTGGCGTATAGGATCTTGGCTTGCTCGTAGTTGCCGTTCTGCTTTGCTCTCCAGTAGTCGTTGACCAACTTCTCCAGCTGTTCAAACACCTCTGCCGTGTCCATCGGCGGGTAGAGGTGGTCTATAATCACGGCGTAGCTCCTCCTCTTTGCAATCACGCCCTCCATGGGGTTGGTGAAGGCGTAGACGTAGAGGTGGGGGACGTCGTCTACGCTTATCTCGGGCCAGCTTGAGACGTCTAGGCCTACGCCTTTGCCTGGGCGGAACTCCAAAGCGCCGTGTGTGCCGAAGTGTATTAACACGTCTGCGCCGAAGACTCTGGTGGCCCAGCGGTACGCGGCTAGCCACTGATGCGGCGGGGAGATGGTTGGGTCGTGGAGGATTCTACAGACTCTCCCATCGCACCGAGGACCTGCGCAGCCGAACTTAGGCTGAGGCATTATCAACACGTTGCCGAAGACCACGCCGGGTATTACGAACTTGCCCTGGTAGACCATCCCCACAAACAGCTTGTTGAACCTCCCGCCTAAGACGTCGGCTGGGTGGCCCCAGTCTTTCACTATCTTCTCTCTCACGTCGGGGGGAAGCTCGTTAAACCACTGCATGTATGTGTCTAAGTCGACGAAGCCCACGGCGCCGCCCGACTTGACTATAGTCTCGACGGAGGTCCACCTAAACTCGCTGATTGCCTTCCTCGAGAGGATGAGCTTTATCAAGGCCTGCCCGTTCTCCGGGATCTCCCCCCCTACGTTATAGCCTAATTCTCTCAGCCTCTTTAACAACCTCACCACGGACTCGGGCACGTCCAGCCCTAGGCCAACCCCCACGTTGGCCTCAAGGCCTTTACATGGCGGATTTATGAGCACTATGGCGATCTTCCTCTCGCTAGGCGGCTTCCTGGAGAGCCTTATCCACCTCTTTACCCTTCTGACGAGGTAGGACACGTGGGGTTCGTAGACGTCCGCCACCTTAGCCCCGTCTCTGTTTACCCTAGTGCCGACTAGGAAGAAGGGCTCGATCCCGCCGTCCACCTCCGGCATAACGACGTAGTAGACTTGGCTCATGTAGTCGATTCCCTCGGGGCTGTCTAGCCACTCCCTCACAGTCTGGCGCGAGGACTGGGCGGGCGTAATGATGGGGACGTTGAGAATCTTCAGGAGACCAACGCCGTCTGCCACCCTCATCCTGTTGGGATCCAGAGTCCATCTACCTCTGTCGAGGATGAAGAAGGAGGTTAGGTTCACCACCGCGTCTACAACAGGTCTGCCGCCGCGTATGAAGTACCTCGCCGCCGACTCCTCCTTGGAAGGCGCCTTCAATATGTCGTCGCGGAAGCCGTAGGTGAAGACGGCGATGACGTTGACCCCCTCTTTCTCAAACTCCTCTATGAGCCTATCTACGTGTTTTGTGTTACCGTAGAGCCAGTTTGTTCTGTAGAACAGTATCCCCACCGTCTCCTCCCCCCTCTTCTCGTACCTCCTCGTGTACTCCTCTAGGTCTGTGAAAACGCCGTATTTCGGGTGGTAGATGCCGTCCCAGGGGATGGGCTCCACGTCCTGTACCTCCACAGCCACGCCGAGCTCCCTAAGGAGGAGACGCACAACGTTTCGAAGGTTTTTCTCTCCCCCGGTTACGAAGTACCGCCTAGTCTCGATCCAGAGGTCCGGCCTACCTCTTGCGATGTCTGGGTGGTACTCGGGGTTTAGAGAAACCACGACCTTAGCCCTGGACCTTCTTATGGCGGATTCCACCTCTGGGGCAAGCTGGTACGTATAGATCAACACGGCGTCGCTCTCCTTTAAAAAATCGGCGTGGGCGGAGGCGGCCGCGTCGGAGGTCACGAGGTATTCAAAACCCAACTTCTTCGCCTCCTCCTCCGCCACCTTAGCTAAAACCGGCAACATAGAGCCGCCGTAGCCCACGATAAAAGACAGCCGGAGCATAGCTGTATTACGTTACTTCTATTTAAGTATTAATGCCTAAATCCTCCGCACTTCTCCCGGCCTTAAAACTTTAAATTTGTAATATTACTTCTGGATTTTATGAATACAAGAGTTGTAATAGGGGTTCTCCTGGCGGTAATCCTAGCTGTTTTCGCCCTCTATCTGGCGAAATCCCCCACGGGGGGCGGCGTCTCCAACGCCACGGCTCCGCCTAGAGCCGCCGGGCCCTCCCCCGTCTCTGTGGTGGACTCTGCGGGGCGCGTGGTAGTTTTTGACAAACCTCCCGAGAGGGTGGTGGCGTTGACTCACGCCGAGTTTCTCTACGTGTTGGGGGTGTGGAATAGGGTTGTGGGGATTGGGAAATCCGTCGCCGACGTGGTCTCTCTGCCGGCTTCGCTTAGGAACAGAACCGTCGTGGGAGATACCTACTCCGGGATAAACTGGGAGGCGGTCGCCGCCTTGAAGCCGGATTTGGTGGTGATGGGGTACTGGGGCGGGGTTTTCGCCGCCGGTGAACAACAGGTCTTAGAGAAGTCGCGGGAGCTGGGATACAAAGTCCTCGCCTTTGGATATGTAGCGCCCAGCGTAAACAGCTCCTGGCCGTATGAAAACATCAGGATAGTCAGAGTGCTCGGC includes:
- a CDS encoding cobaltochelatase subunit CobN; this encodes MLRLSFIVGYGGSMLPVLAKVAEEEAKKLGFEYLVTSDAAASAHADFLKESDAVLIYTYQLAPEVESAIRRSRAKVVVSLNPEYHPDIARGRPDLWIETRRYFVTGGEKNLRNVVRLLLRELGVAVEVQDVEPIPWDGIYHPKYGVFTDLEEYTRRYEKRGEETVGILFYRTNWLYGNTKHVDRLIEEFEKEGVNVIAVFTYGFRDDILKAPSKEESAARYFIRGGRPVVDAVVNLTSFFILDRGRWTLDPNRMRVADGVGLLKILNVPIITPAQSSRQTVREWLDSPEGIDYMSQVYYVVMPEVDGGIEPFFLVGTRVNRDGAKVADVYEPHVSYLVRRVKRWIRLSRKPPSERKIAIVLINPPCKGLEANVGVGLGLDVPESVVRLLKRLRELGYNVGGEIPENGQALIKLILSRKAISEFRWTSVETIVKSGGAVGFVDLDTYMQWFNELPPDVREKIVKDWGHPADVLGGRFNKLFVGMVYQGKFVIPGVVFGNVLIMPQPKFGCAGPRCDGRVCRILHDPTISPPHQWLAAYRWATRVFGADVLIHFGTHGALEFRPGKGVGLDVSSWPEISVDDVPHLYVYAFTNPMEGVIAKRRSYAVIIDHLYPPMDTAEVFEQLEKLVNDYWRAKQNGNYEQAKILYAKIREEAEKAHIKPRVKTDDPDDYVEEVHNYLRMVSDTEINLGLHIFGHPTSDVEKLARYGITIFLKDTARYPSVVRALAEYLGFDYDELRRRPWDVNKLGMTNDELLKKLKEMAYSVSKRLVESGYTSAGLTEEAVVKAVEEVRTAFGL